In Paramormyrops kingsleyae isolate MSU_618 chromosome 5, PKINGS_0.4, whole genome shotgun sequence, one DNA window encodes the following:
- the prr15lb gene encoding proline-rich protein 15-like protein B: protein MADASAGWWKLTFLRKKKAESKVLYEIPAEFGNNTGNKDSGVPPGGDPEESQFNARLEKIVDKTATKGRHVKVSHSGRFKEKKKIRATLAENPNLFPEKTPADENHRAEK, encoded by the coding sequence ATGGCAGACGCTTCAGCTGGCTGGTGGAAGTTGACCTTCCTTCGCAAGAAAAAGGCTGAATCTAAAGTTCTGTATGAAATTCCTGCTGAATTTGGCAACAACACGGGTAACAAGGACTCTggggtgccccctggtggtgatCCTGAAGAAAGTCAGTTCAATGCCCGGCTGGAAAAGATAGTGGACAAGACAGCCACTAAGGGGCGCCATGTCAAGGTCTCGCACTCCGGCCGTTTCAAGGAAAAGAAGAAGATCCGTGCCACGCTGGCTGAGAACCCCAACCTGTTTCCTGAGAAGACTCCAGCTGACGAGAATCACAGAGCTGAAAAATAG